In Chitinophaga sp. H8, the sequence AATCCCAGGTTGATATGATATTTCTGCACCTCCACCCCTATAAAAAATCCGGCATCAGGCGTAAGGCCGTATAAATTAGGGCGGCGGCCACTGACTGAATCAATTTTGCCATAATCCTGAATGAGCCCTTCCTGGGCAAGCTCTGTCAGCAGATTGGTTACCTTAGGAGAGCTGGCATTCAGTTCTTTACTTAAGTCGGTGATCGTAGCATTCCCCACATTGGCAAACCACGCAATGATCTTTTTTTTAAGATTCAGGTTCTTGTATGCCACCCCGCTGATATTCTCATTCCCTAATTCCTCAAAAAAAGTTTGGCCACTACCCATTTTTTTATTTCCATTTAGTTGCGCACATTTAGTTGCGCAGGCTTACAGTTTTGCTATCGAAGAAGCCTTTTCTTCATTATATCATCCAAAATAATATATTATTTAAACAAACGCAATCTTTTTAAAAAAAATTATAAAATAAGCTTTTGAGAATAGAAAACCGGAAAAAGCCCTTTCGGGCAGACCAGGCTAACAATTATCAGTTTTTCCGGTGAGTAAAAATATTCAGATCATGACAGGCATCATTGAATAGAAAACCACCTGGTTCTACCTTCATATTCTAAATCAGGGACTATGCATAAATTACTACTCCTCTTTATCATGTCTGGTATCAGCAGCATATTGTATGCACAGGAATTTAAGATAGACGGACAATTACGGCCACGGCTGGAAGTACGGAATGGTTTTGGCCAACTACGTCCTTCGGCTCCGGCTGCTGACCAAACAGCTGCTTTCATCTCTGGAAGGACCCGGTTGAATTTTCTGTATAATGATGCCGGCAATAAAGTAAAGTTTGGATTGAGCCTGCAGGATATAAGAGTATGGGGAGACCATCCGCAAACTACCCTGGAAGAAAACAACAACTTTGGTATCCATGAAGGATGGGCCGCCATCCTTTTTTCTCCGGAATGGGACCTTAAATTAGGACGGCAGGAAATCAACCTGGACAATGCCCGTATTTTAGGTAATCTTGACTGGGCACAGCAAGCCCGCTCTCATGATGCGATATTACTTAATTACAGCGGGGTATTTAACTTAAAAGCCGGTTATGCATTAAGCGCAGGTAAGGAAAGCTTACGTAAGGAAATATATACAATCAGGAATTATAAGAACCTGCAGTTCCTCTGGCTCAATAAAAAAATAAGCCATATAACCATCAGCCTGCTCTTTCTTAATAACGGGATGGAATATACTAAAGACTCTTCCCAAACAGGAGCTGCGGGCCGCGCTGTTGCTTATAGCCAAACTATAGGTGCCCGTATGGAATTCCGTAAAGCGCTATTGGGATTTAACATGGAAGGATATTACCAAGGTGGAAAAGATGATGTTCACCATACCTTAAGTGCATATGATCTTATTGCTGAAGCTGTTGTCAAACCAGATAAATGGCAGGTAACCCTCGGAACAGAAATACTTTCAGGCACTGCTGCCACTACAACTGCACAAGGGGAAAATAGGTCCTTCAATCCGCTGTATGGTACCAATCACAAGTTCAATGGTTACCTCGATTTTTTTTACGTAGGCGGGCGATATAAAGATAATGCAGGTTTACATGACATTTACACCACCGCTGTTTACATGCCGGATCCATTCAGCATAGAAGCAGGCTTACATCTCTTCAATACCATGGTTAAAGTAGTGGATAAAAACGGTGATCAGCTCAACAGATATCTTGGTATGGAAGCAGACATCGTAGCGGGTTATAGACTCTCTCCCGTAGTGAATGTTCAGGGAGGCTTTTCAGTACTCTCAGGTACTGCTACCTTACAAACAGTAGCTGGAGGGGATAAAAACAAATTAAGTACCTGGGGATGGCTGGCCGTCAATATTACCCCTACCTTTCTCCATATCAAAAAATAGTTGCAGCTCAGCCCTGTTACACTTCAAAACAATAAAGGCTTTATGCGGTTTGCATAAAGCCTTTACTTTGCATATTACTGTTGTCTAAATATTTCCCATGGCAGGGTCACTAAAGCTTGCCTTGCCTGTTTCTACACGACCTGCATAACGTTTTTCAAAGTCCTTATTTCCTGCTATTCTTACACTGCAGTCGTACCAGCCGTAACTGTTACCCAACTCCAGCATAATGCTGGCCTGGCTTCCGGCCGACTTCGCTACATTCAGCACCTTCGTAACAGTACCTTTTTTATAAGCATTGTCTTTGATCTCCACGGTTACCTTCTGCTTGCTATCCAGGTTCGTCAACCTGATCTCCACATTACCGGTAAGTGTATTTTTATGTAGTTTGTGGCGACTGTATTCAAAGGAAATATCTACTGCAGGATCTTGGCTGTTTCCTTTAAACTCTCTGAAAAAGCCATTAGGTCCATATGCGCGGAGGTGATAATTCCCATCTTCAAAATCGCTTACCTTCCAGGTATCTGCCAGTGCATCTCCTGCCTTTACGGCATAGGCCCATGCCCTGGCAGCTTCATATGCAGCTTCCTTGCCGGGGTGCTGCACCATAAAATTACCCGGTGCATATACATTAAACGGCGATCCCATCGTACGTTTTCCAAATACTTCATCACGTGCTTCAAACTTCATCTCAAAGTGCTGTTTGTCGGCACTTAATTTACCATCTACATATAACTGATAAGGTAATGCACAGGATGAGCGGATACCTTTTTCCTGCTTGGACATCAAAGGTGATGCATGCGGATTGCGGTTAATTTGTGCGATTTCCTCCGCGTTGAGTATCTTATAATTTGATGGCACATCCTTGAACTTCGCCTTATGCACTGTCTGGTAAAATACCTCTTTATCCGGGAAGGGAGGCACTTCCATCTTTTCACCATTATATGGCCGGAAGATAGAGGTCAGGTCACCACATACCGTACGACGCCAGTCAGTGATATTGGATTCTTCTATTTTCTTGCCAAATTTTTTATTCAAAAAGCCTTCCAGGAATTGCAACGAAGAGGTATGATCAAACACCTCAGAGTTTACCCATCCCCCACGGCTCCAGGGCGATGCCACTACCAGGGGTACACGATATCCAAGACCAATAGGACTCTCCCGAGGTCCATCTTTTTTCATCACATATTCTGCTGCAGTATCGATACCTGCCGATACCTTACCAGTATCTGTTCTCTGCGGATGCGGTGCTACAAATGGAGGTACGTGGTCAAAATCACCATCATTTTCATCATATGCCAGGATAAAGATGGTTTTCTTCCATACTTCCGGATTTTTGGTAAGGATATCCAGCACTTCAGATACATACCATGCTCCATACCAGGGAGCTCCCGGATGATCAGAGAAATTACATGGTGCTACCAGCCAGGACACGGTAGGCAATTTCCCATTATTAACATCATGACGAAACTGGTGCAGTACATCTCCTTTAGGCACCTGCAGCTCCCGGTCCATGTAACCATCTTTATAGCTTAAGGTGGTCAGCTTGCGATAATCAGGATCATTTTTATTGGTAGTAAAGGCCTTTTCACATAAGTTCCTTTCCCGCTGCGGTAATTTTGCAAACTCTTCCGGACTGAACCGTTTGAGCCTGTCTTTTACTACCAGCAAGCTCTTCTTTTTCTGTTCCAGTTGTTTAACTGCCTCAGCTTTGGCCTTACTACCTTCTTCCATAGCCGGAATGCTTTTTTCCAATGCTGCTATTTCCGCAGGTAATTGTTCTCCCCTTTTTTGCAGGTAAGTATAGTGAGTAGGATGAAAACCTACCCGGTATTGGGTAAACCACTCAATCGGATTGTCGGTAAAGTTGGCCAGCCATGAATCTTCTTCTCCTTCCAGTCCGGTATCCAGGCTGATTTCGTTCTGATAAATCCTCCAAGATATATTATTATCTTCCAGGCGCTCCGGAAAGGTAGTCCAGCTTGCTTCTGATCCATAATCCACATCGGAGTTCCATACATTAGCTTTTACGTTACCGCTTTTTTCAGCTCGGATAGTACCAGACCAGAAATAAAGCCGGTTAGGCGTAGTACCTGTTAAAGAAGAACAGAAATTCTGATCACATACGGTAAATGCATCTGCAAAAGCATAATAAAACGGAATATCCTCCCGGGTATAATGCCCCAGTGTTAAAGGGATCTTAGCATAGTCTCTGTTGCCAGACCGCTTGGCCACCAACCACTTATCATATTTACCTTCATTTCTCGCATCTACCTGGTTTTCCCAGGAATGCGGCAATGAACTCATCCAGGTAGATTTTGACTCCTTGAAATCCATGCGGAAAGGAACAAAGGTTTCTCCCTGCTCATTGGATTGCAGCCATACCAGGTTCTTATTAGGCAACGTAATGGCGCGGGGATCATTAAATCCACGTACTCCTCTTAATGCACCATAACAATGATCAAACGAGCGGTTTTCCTGCATCAGGAATACCACATGCTCTGCATCCAGGTAAGTACTACCTACCTTAGGATCAATGGCTAATGCTTTCTGAATGGAAGCAGGCAAAGCGCTAAAGATGCCTGTAGCGCCAGATAGCAGCGCTGCTTTTTTAATAAAATCTCTTCTTGTATCCATAATCTTTTACCAGCGTGATAATTTATAAAAGTATAGTAAAATCTCTCTTTTTAATGGATTCCCGCATGGTGTAACAGAGAATTAAACGAATGTTAACGTGTACAGGTACGGGACTAATTTGCTCTTATTACTTAAATGTAACCAGTTATGACTTGAAAAATAAAAAAAGAAATGAAGAAATCAAGAAATGAATGATGAATGATAAAAAACTATCACCGTCAATTTAGAAAGGTCCCACATACACTATTCCCAGGATTCTGCGTGCCTTAAACAGATTCTACCATGAATAATCTGAGGATAAAAGACAATTCGTAAAGGATAGCCAGGATCACCAGCCAGGCGTGAAAGGTTTTATTGTTTACTTTCATCGCTACCAGGCATAATATAATATGCGCAATATTCCGGATGGGATATTCTAGCTGCTGCATTAAAAAATAATCATTCCCTTTTATCCAGGTATCAACGAAATCGGCCAGGAAACAAATTGCCAATACCCCAAAAAACCAGTTCTTCCTGGAATAATAGTATGCTTCAAATCCATCATACTCCTTTACATCATCCGGGTACAGCAGGGCACACAATGTGTAATAGATCCCGATATATATTACTATAAAGAAATAGGCCGGGAATGTCCAGTGCTTTATGGCACTTAAATGAATTTCCCACCACCAGAAATGAATCAGCAGTAAAAAGACATAGAAGCTCCATAACAGGTGTATCCAGTAGGGCTTACTTCTGCCTGGATGCTGTATAAATTTGATGGCACCATTTAATAAATGCCGGATACTCAATCCCAACATTATACCAATAACAACTTTAACGTGGCTAAATGCTTCCATCTTATTAATATTACGGTCAATAAGGGTTATCCTATAAATTTAAAAATAAATCAATAATTTATTATCTTAACGCTCATGATCCCTAAACTATCTTCCAAATGGCCTTTGGCCCTCCTGATGATTGCATTGACTGTACCTAACAGGCAATCCTATGCGCAAACAGGAAAAGCAGCAAAAGCAGTACTGGTAAAGTCAGAACTGATTATGGACAAACCACCTTTCCCGTCGTCCCATGCATCTTCCATTACTGAATTACCCAACGGGCGCCTCCTGGCTACCTGGTTTGGTGGTACAGATGAAGGAAATAAAGACGTATGTATATGGACGTCAGAAAAAAAAGATGGAAAATGGGCACCTCCTGTACAGGTAGCCGATGGTATCATTGATGCCGGGACGCGTTATCCATGCTGGAATCCGGTGTTATTAACCACTGCTACCGGTAAGGTGCTCTTGTTCTATAAAGTAGGCCCCAGACCGTCACAATGGTGGGGGGAAATGAAATATAGTACAGATAATGGCCAGTCCTGGTCCAAGGCAGAGAAACTGCCGGAAGGCATACTCGGCCCCATCAAAAATAAACCTATTCAGCTGGCCAATGGCGATATACTGCATCCCTCCAGCTGGGAAAGCGTAAAGGGTAAAATATGGAAAATTCATGTGGAGAAATCTGACAGTACCGGTCATAATTGGTCCAAAACGGAAATCGATTGCGGTGACTATGGTGTTATTCAACCAAGTATCTTAACTTATCCCGACGGCCGGCTGCAGATGATCAACAGGAGTCTGCAAAAGGTGATTGTTCAAACCTGGTCGGATGATAATGGTAAAACCTGGTCTCCTTTAACCGCGCTCCATGTAAAAAACCCCAATTCGGGTATTGATGGGGTAACGCTGAAAAACGGCCTGCAAGCCATGGTATACAATCCTACTGTAAACAGTAAAAATTCTGATGGCCGTAATGTGCTGAATGTAGCTGTTTCCAAGGATGGAGAAAACTGGACAGACGTATATGAACTGGAAAACGTACCCAAGGGAGAATTCAGTTATCCGGCTATCATACAGGGTAAAAACGGACACCTGTATATTACTTATACCTATCACCGCCGTAACGTAAAATTTGTGGAACTCCGCCTTAAATAATTATACTGATAAAAAGGAAAGAGATAGGCTGCAGGTATTATACCGGCAGTTTATCTCTTTTTCTTTTTTCTTTTCTGTTCCCGGAGGCTATTTTCATGCTGGTCAATCAGGAGTTGCCAGTTATCATTAGGGGTATCTTCCGAAAAGCTGATGGTTTCACGGTATTCATCCTTTTCAATTTTCATCTCCTGTATTTCCTTGCCCAGGAATTTTTCAATTTCTTTCAGTACCGGTTTTTCCTCGTCACTACAGAATGAAACTGCTTTTCCTTTCTGTACACCACGTCCTGTACGACCTACCCGATGCACATAGTTCTCCGGTACATCCGGTAAATCATAGTTTACTACATAATCAACATTGGGAATATCAATACCACGGGCACTCACATCAGTAGCAATCAATATTTTCACGTCGCCCTTTTTGAATTCCTTCATTACCTGCAGGCGGTCGTCCTGTTCTTTTCCACCATGCATGGTAAGTGTTTCCACCCCTACCCGCTGCATTGCGTTAAACACTCTTTCTGCCCGTACTTTGGTACGTACAAAAACCAGGATCTTACTTTCCGGGAATTCTTTAGCCATACGCTCCAGGAAGAAACGTTTGTCATCCATTTTCACATAGGCCACTGAATGGGTTACATTTTTGGACACCGGATCCTGTGGAGAGATCTGTATGCGTATGGGATTAGTTACAATGGAATAAGCCAGGTCTTTAATGTCTTTATCAATAGTAGCGGAGAAGAACAGCGTTTGATGTTTACGCGGCAGGAACTTCATCACATCCCGTATATCTTTGATAAATCCCAGTGCCAGCATATGATCCGCTTCATCCAGGATGAGTATCTCTACCCGGCTTAAATCAATATGCTGCTGGTTAATAAGGTCAAACATCCGGCCGGGTGTAGCGATAAGAACGTCTACCCCCTTTTCCAGCTTTTTGATCTGCGGGTCCTGATCTACCCCGCCGAACAAACCCAGTATTTTGAGCTTTGTATATCTGGCGATTTGTATAAATACTTCTGCTATCTGAATAGCCAGTTCCCTGGTAGGCACCATCACGAGGCATTTTACCTGCCCGGGAATTTTGGTAGTACGCTGGCGCTGCAACATATGTAGTACCGGGATAGCAAAAGCAGCTGTTTTACCGGTACCGGTTTGTGCGATAGCCAATACATCATCTCCATTTAAAATGGAAGGAATTGCCTTGTACTGAATGTCTGTAGGTTTTTTAAAACCCAGCTCTTCCAAACTCCTTTTTATCTCTTCGGAAATGCGGTACTGTTCAAATTTCATGTTCGGTCTTTGATCCTGAAGCATTATGCTTAGGGCCACAAAGGTAAAAATTTGGCCCGTAATCAGCGGAAGTATCTTTCTATGTGGGGTTTCCTGCCAGCAGGCAATCTATACCCGTTCATGCCGGGGTACAGCATATTATTTCTTCTTCTTCTTTGCCGGCTGGGCTATCAGGTTAAAAGCCAATGCCAGGTTTATCCAATACGCCAGCCGTTTCCTGGTGGTCAGCACGGATTCACTTACATATACATAGCCTTTCATCATGCGGCCTCCATGCACCATTGGGGTACATCCTTCCTCTTCCAGCACCGTTTCATTGAGCGCAGGATCCAAACGCAACATTATCCGGCCCGTATTCACCCCTACACACATTTTATCATCTACCATAAAACACAAACCACCGAACATCTTTTTCTCCTCTACCTTTCTGCCCGTATCAGCTATCAGCTCCCGGATATTGTCAGTAAGCTTTTCATCATAAGACATAAAACAGGATTTTAAATCTGAAAATAAATACTTGCCTACGCATTCAGCAGCTGCTGAAAATGATCTATAAACTGTCCTACATGATATCCGTCCATCAATCCATGATGTACATGTATGGAAACAGACATTACCTTTTTACCATGCACCTCTTTCATCTTGCCAAAAGATATTTTTGGAATACAGTCCTTAAAGGAAAAACTCCGGGCATGCGACAACGATGTAAAATCGATCCATGGCATGGAAGAATAATGAATCACATTTTCTCCGCTATTGGCAGGTATCAAACCGGTGGTAGCCTGTACCTGGTCTATTTCCAGCTGTGCAGCCGTTGCAAAGTCGGTAAACTGCGGATGGTAATCCATATAGGCAAACCCAAAAGTGCCATCCGGACGGTTAATGGTAGGTGATGCATGCACCACTTCGTATTCATAAATGATATCATCTATGATCCTGTACCGGAATGGCGCAATCGCATTTGCCGCAGCCAATGATTTGTGCAGATACCAGAGGAAAAAGGAATGCCCCTGTTCTTTGGCAGTATGATAAGCCTTGGTGCAGTCTACCGATACACAAACTCCAAAAAAAGGTTCTTCAAATTGTTTAAAAAATTCATAGTGCGCCTTTCTGGGCCAGGTAGTTATATCCAGTATCTTTTTCATGATAATAATTCCGGTAAAATATCAGTGATTGTTTGTACTTGTTTAAAACGTTCGTGTGTAATCGTTTGTACCACCTGCTCATGCTCCCAGGTAGTATGATAAGGTATGTGGATACCATATCCGCCGATTTCCAATACAGGGATGACATCAGACTTTAATGAATTGCCGACCATCAAAAAAGATTCCGGTGCAATATCCAGGTGCCTGATTAATTTGGTATAATCTGCCTGCTGTTTATCACTCATGATTTCAATATGATGGAAATAATGTGCCAGTCCGGACTTCTTAAGTTTCCGCTCCTGGTCCAGTAAATCACCTTTGGTAGCCACTACCAGGCGGTATTCTTTTTTAAGCGCCTGTAATACCGCTTCTACCCCTTCCAGCATTTCAATAGGCCGCTCCAATAATTCCTTGCCATACTCAATGGCTTTCACTATCACATCCGCGCTCATTTTCTTATCTGATACCCGCAAGGCGGTTTCAATCATGGAAAGCATAAACCCTTTGACACCATATCCATACAGTGACAGATTAGCCATTTCTGTTTTAAACAACTCCTGGGACACATTATGATGCGGTATAAAATCTTCCAGCAGGGTACAGAATTTCCGCTCTGTTTCCTGAAAAAACGGCTCATTTACCCACAGGGTATCATCAGCATCAAATGCGATTACTTTTATCCGGTCCTTATTCATGATAATTTAAACAGCTTAATTGTTGATCAACTTTGAATGGAGGGTTATGTCAAAGCTCCAAATGTAAGTCTTTTGGGATAAAATCAAATAAGGAGCGATGGTATCAGTTTAAGCCGTAAATACAAAAATATTTGCGTAACCGAATGGTTTCACATATATTTACAACCGAATGGTTACATGATCCGTTTCCCTCATGAGGAAACGGTGTACCAGCACCCAAATAATCATCATCCATCATCAAAAACTAAGTAACATGAAAAATGAACCTGTAGTATTTGAGCGCACCTTTAACGCTCCGGTAGCAAGGGTATGGAAGGCCATCACTGATAGTAATGATATGCAACAATGGTATTTTAATCTGCCGGGGTTTAAACCCGAAGTAGGATATGAATTCCAGTTTACGGCGGGAGATGATCCCAAACAATACCTTCATCTTTGCAAAGTAACGGAGGTAGTCCCAGGTAAAAAACTGACTTACAGCTGGCGGTATGATGGTTATGAAGGCAACTCCTTTGTCACCTTTGAATTATTTCCGGATGGAGATAAAACCAAACTGAAGCTCACACATGCCGGACTGGATACCTTCCCAACCAGCAATCCTGATCTGGTTAAAGGAAACTTTGTACAGGGCTGGACACAGATTCTGGATACTTCGTTAAAACCATTCCTGGAAAAAGCAGCTTAAAAACAAGGAGGGTATCCTACATTTGAGTATGACTCAACCGCCACTGCTTACCCATAATAATAAGATAAATATTCTAGCCATCTCAGGAAGTACAAGAGCGCAATCCTCCAATCTTGATCTGATAAAAGCCATTGCTGATCTGACGGCCGACCGCTTTTCCATCACCATTTTTGAAGGATTGTCTGTACTTCCTCATTTTAATCCGGATCTGGACCTGGACACAGAAAATGCACCACCGGCCGTAGTAAATTTCCGTCAGCAATTACAAGCAGCGGATGGGGTACTGATATGTACCCCCGAATATGCGGTTGGTGTGCCGGGAACCTTGAAAAATGCGCTTGACTGGACCGTTTCCAGTATGGACTTCTCTCAAAAACCAGTAGCGCTGATCACTGCCGCCACTTCTGGCATCACTGCACACAAAGCCCTGTTGGGTACCCTTTTAATCATTGAATCTAAAATAACGGACGAAATGCAACTGGTGGTATCCTCCGTTAAAACCAAAGTAAGTAAAGCGGGAAAAATAACGGATCCGGACACCCTCTTCCAGGTGAACAAACTCATCCATGCTTTCACGGATGTTATTACCGGGAATGGTGTTCCTGTGTATTTACCAGCACCTTCTGCCAGATAAGGCTTCAGGCATTCCCATACCGGGGAAATAACTTAATTTTACCCCAGTAACCCTTATCTCAATAATACCTGTATGGTCATGAATTTTTTCGTAAAAAATAAGCATGCCATCCTTTATGGCATGTCTTTGGCAATACTGCTGTTTTTACTTAAATGGCTGGAGTTGCGGCTGCTGATCATTGACCATGCCTTTGAAATTTATATTGGTGCCATCGCCCTCATTTTTACTGCATTGGGTATCTGGCTGGCATTAAAACTCACCCGTCCCAAAGTAAAAACCATCATCATTGAAAAAGAAGTATATATACAGGAGCCTCCTGTCAATTTCATGCTCAATGAAAATGAGCTTGCTAAAACAGGATTAAGCACCCGGGAACTGGAAGTATTGCAACTAATGGCGGAAGGATTGAGTAACCAGGAAATTGCCGCCCGTTTGTTTGTTTCTTTAAGCACCGTTAAAACGCATTCCTCCAATCTCTTCGAAAAAATGGACGTAAAGCGCAGGACCCAGGCAATCGACAAAGCTAAAAGACTGAGTATCATACCATAACAATAATAATACTTAAGTACAAATATCCGGTTTAGTCCCAAAATCATCCTAAAGTATGACCGGAAAAAGCGCGTTATTCATCAATTTTGAGCCTAAACGCTACCATATGAAACCGATGAAAAAAAATGTACTGACCTTCGGCCTTATCTCCGGACTTATTATTACCATCATGATGGTGGTGACTGTTGCTGCCTGTTATGGCAACCCGGATTTTGAAGGCAACAAAGTACTTGGCTATGCAGCCATGATCATAGCTTTTTCCCTCATATTTGTGGGGATCAGGAACTTCAGGGACAAATACAATA encodes:
- a CDS encoding alginate export family protein gives rise to the protein MHKLLLLFIMSGISSILYAQEFKIDGQLRPRLEVRNGFGQLRPSAPAADQTAAFISGRTRLNFLYNDAGNKVKFGLSLQDIRVWGDHPQTTLEENNNFGIHEGWAAILFSPEWDLKLGRQEINLDNARILGNLDWAQQARSHDAILLNYSGVFNLKAGYALSAGKESLRKEIYTIRNYKNLQFLWLNKKISHITISLLFLNNGMEYTKDSSQTGAAGRAVAYSQTIGARMEFRKALLGFNMEGYYQGGKDDVHHTLSAYDLIAEAVVKPDKWQVTLGTEILSGTAATTTAQGENRSFNPLYGTNHKFNGYLDFFYVGGRYKDNAGLHDIYTTAVYMPDPFSIEAGLHLFNTMVKVVDKNGDQLNRYLGMEADIVAGYRLSPVVNVQGGFSVLSGTATLQTVAGGDKNKLSTWGWLAVNITPTFLHIKK
- a CDS encoding phosphocholine-specific phospholipase C, giving the protein MDTRRDFIKKAALLSGATGIFSALPASIQKALAIDPKVGSTYLDAEHVVFLMQENRSFDHCYGALRGVRGFNDPRAITLPNKNLVWLQSNEQGETFVPFRMDFKESKSTWMSSLPHSWENQVDARNEGKYDKWLVAKRSGNRDYAKIPLTLGHYTREDIPFYYAFADAFTVCDQNFCSSLTGTTPNRLYFWSGTIRAEKSGNVKANVWNSDVDYGSEASWTTFPERLEDNNISWRIYQNEISLDTGLEGEEDSWLANFTDNPIEWFTQYRVGFHPTHYTYLQKRGEQLPAEIAALEKSIPAMEEGSKAKAEAVKQLEQKKKSLLVVKDRLKRFSPEEFAKLPQRERNLCEKAFTTNKNDPDYRKLTTLSYKDGYMDRELQVPKGDVLHQFRHDVNNGKLPTVSWLVAPCNFSDHPGAPWYGAWYVSEVLDILTKNPEVWKKTIFILAYDENDGDFDHVPPFVAPHPQRTDTGKVSAGIDTAAEYVMKKDGPRESPIGLGYRVPLVVASPWSRGGWVNSEVFDHTSSLQFLEGFLNKKFGKKIEESNITDWRRTVCGDLTSIFRPYNGEKMEVPPFPDKEVFYQTVHKAKFKDVPSNYKILNAEEIAQINRNPHASPLMSKQEKGIRSSCALPYQLYVDGKLSADKQHFEMKFEARDEVFGKRTMGSPFNVYAPGNFMVQHPGKEAAYEAARAWAYAVKAGDALADTWKVSDFEDGNYHLRAYGPNGFFREFKGNSQDPAVDISFEYSRHKLHKNTLTGNVEIRLTNLDSKQKVTVEIKDNAYKKGTVTKVLNVAKSAGSQASIMLELGNSYGWYDCSVRIAGNKDFEKRYAGRVETGKASFSDPAMGNI
- a CDS encoding sialidase family protein, encoding MIPKLSSKWPLALLMIALTVPNRQSYAQTGKAAKAVLVKSELIMDKPPFPSSHASSITELPNGRLLATWFGGTDEGNKDVCIWTSEKKDGKWAPPVQVADGIIDAGTRYPCWNPVLLTTATGKVLLFYKVGPRPSQWWGEMKYSTDNGQSWSKAEKLPEGILGPIKNKPIQLANGDILHPSSWESVKGKIWKIHVEKSDSTGHNWSKTEIDCGDYGVIQPSILTYPDGRLQMINRSLQKVIVQTWSDDNGKTWSPLTALHVKNPNSGIDGVTLKNGLQAMVYNPTVNSKNSDGRNVLNVAVSKDGENWTDVYELENVPKGEFSYPAIIQGKNGHLYITYTYHRRNVKFVELRLK
- a CDS encoding DEAD/DEAH box helicase, producing MKFEQYRISEEIKRSLEELGFKKPTDIQYKAIPSILNGDDVLAIAQTGTGKTAAFAIPVLHMLQRQRTTKIPGQVKCLVMVPTRELAIQIAEVFIQIARYTKLKILGLFGGVDQDPQIKKLEKGVDVLIATPGRMFDLINQQHIDLSRVEILILDEADHMLALGFIKDIRDVMKFLPRKHQTLFFSATIDKDIKDLAYSIVTNPIRIQISPQDPVSKNVTHSVAYVKMDDKRFFLERMAKEFPESKILVFVRTKVRAERVFNAMQRVGVETLTMHGGKEQDDRLQVMKEFKKGDVKILIATDVSARGIDIPNVDYVVNYDLPDVPENYVHRVGRTGRGVQKGKAVSFCSDEEKPVLKEIEKFLGKEIQEMKIEKDEYRETISFSEDTPNDNWQLLIDQHENSLREQKRKKKKR
- a CDS encoding TfoX/Sxy family protein, whose translation is MSYDEKLTDNIRELIADTGRKVEEKKMFGGLCFMVDDKMCVGVNTGRIMLRLDPALNETVLEEEGCTPMVHGGRMMKGYVYVSESVLTTRKRLAYWINLALAFNLIAQPAKKKKK
- a CDS encoding chloramphenicol acetyltransferase, which codes for MKKILDITTWPRKAHYEFFKQFEEPFFGVCVSVDCTKAYHTAKEQGHSFFLWYLHKSLAAANAIAPFRYRIIDDIIYEYEVVHASPTINRPDGTFGFAYMDYHPQFTDFATAAQLEIDQVQATTGLIPANSGENVIHYSSMPWIDFTSLSHARSFSFKDCIPKISFGKMKEVHGKKVMSVSIHVHHGLMDGYHVGQFIDHFQQLLNA
- a CDS encoding HAD family hydrolase: MNKDRIKVIAFDADDTLWVNEPFFQETERKFCTLLEDFIPHHNVSQELFKTEMANLSLYGYGVKGFMLSMIETALRVSDKKMSADVIVKAIEYGKELLERPIEMLEGVEAVLQALKKEYRLVVATKGDLLDQERKLKKSGLAHYFHHIEIMSDKQQADYTKLIRHLDIAPESFLMVGNSLKSDVIPVLEIGGYGIHIPYHTTWEHEQVVQTITHERFKQVQTITDILPELLS
- a CDS encoding SRPBCC family protein translates to MKNEPVVFERTFNAPVARVWKAITDSNDMQQWYFNLPGFKPEVGYEFQFTAGDDPKQYLHLCKVTEVVPGKKLTYSWRYDGYEGNSFVTFELFPDGDKTKLKLTHAGLDTFPTSNPDLVKGNFVQGWTQILDTSLKPFLEKAA
- a CDS encoding NADPH-dependent FMN reductase, encoding MTQPPLLTHNNKINILAISGSTRAQSSNLDLIKAIADLTADRFSITIFEGLSVLPHFNPDLDLDTENAPPAVVNFRQQLQAADGVLICTPEYAVGVPGTLKNALDWTVSSMDFSQKPVALITAATSGITAHKALLGTLLIIESKITDEMQLVVSSVKTKVSKAGKITDPDTLFQVNKLIHAFTDVITGNGVPVYLPAPSAR
- a CDS encoding response regulator transcription factor, producing MNFFVKNKHAILYGMSLAILLFLLKWLELRLLIIDHAFEIYIGAIALIFTALGIWLALKLTRPKVKTIIIEKEVYIQEPPVNFMLNENELAKTGLSTRELEVLQLMAEGLSNQEIAARLFVSLSTVKTHSSNLFEKMDVKRRTQAIDKAKRLSIIP